The window CCCTCCTGGAGGTTGGCCTGCACCTTGATCGTCCGCCGGTCGGCCGGTTCGTCGGCAGTGTCCTGCGCCAGTAGTTGATCGTTAGTTGGTGTGTGACTTCTGCTGCTGGTGCGTCCGTTCCTCGTCGGGTCCGAAGCTGGAGCCGTTGCTGCTGTCTGATGACGAGCGGGCTGAGTTGGAGCGGTGGACGCGTCGGGCGACATCGGCCCAGGCCCTGGCTCTGCGGGCGCCGGATCGTGCTGGCGTGTGCGGGGCCGAAAGTACCGCCGATTGTCGCGGTTGCCCGGGATCTGCGGGTGACCGCGGACATCGTCCGCAAGTGGCAGCGGCGCTTCCTGGCGGACTCGGCGCTACTCCCCTTCCGGTCGGGTGAGAATTTCGGCTCCGCTGTCGGTGATGGCGATGGTGTGCTCGCTGTGCGCGGTCCGGCAGCCTGTCGCGCTGCGCAGCGTCCAACCGTCGGCGTCGGTCACGAGTGTGGCAGTGTCGGCCATGACCCAGGGCTCCAGGGCGAGCAGCAGTCCGGGGCGCAGCTTGTATCCGCGGCCTGGCCGTCCGGTGTTCGCGACGTGTGGGTCCTGGTGCATGGTCGAGCCGATGCCGTGGCCTCCGAACTCGGTGTTGATCGGGTAGCCCGCCTTGCTGAGGACCGTGCCGATGGCGTGGGAGAGGTCGCCGATGCGCGCCCCAGGCTTGGCGGCGGCGATGCCGGCGGCGAGTGCACGTTCGGTCGTCTCGATCATCGCGACGCTCTCCGCTGGCCTGGCCTTGCCCACCAGAAAGCTGATCGCGGCGTCCGCGGCCACCCCGCCCCTGGCTACGGCGAGGTCGAGAGTCAGCAGATCCCCGTCTGCCAGCGTGTAGTTGTGAGGCCGCCCATGGAGCACTCCGTCGTTGACG is drawn from Streptomyces sp. NBC_01717 and contains these coding sequences:
- the map gene encoding type I methionyl aminopeptidase, with product MIEILNSARLERARDTGALVGNILHTLKQRSTVGTNLLDIDQWAKEMITEAGAQSCYVDYAPSFGRGPFGHYICTAVNDGVLHGRPHNYTLADGDLLTLDLAVARGGVAADAAISFLVGKARPAESVAMIETTERALAAGIAAAKPGARIGDLSHAIGTVLSKAGYPINTEFGGHGIGSTMHQDPHVANTGRPGRGYKLRPGLLLALEPWVMADTATLVTDADGWTLRSATGCRTAHSEHTIAITDSGAEILTRPEGE